DNA sequence from the Microscilla marina ATCC 23134 genome:
TATACAACAATTAGTAAGAAAAGGGAGGAAAACGTTAACGAGTAAATCAAAATCTCCTGCTTTGGACAGATGTCCACAACGCAGAGGTGTATGTACAAGGGTTTACACTACTACTCCCAAAAAACCAAACTCTGCCATGCGTAAAGTTGCGCGTGTGCGTCTCACCAACGGAAAAGAGGTAAACGCCTATATCCCTGGTGAAGGACATAATTTGCAGGAACACTCTATAGTTTTAATTAGAGGTGGAAGGGTAAAAGATTTGCCTGGTGTACGTTATCACATCATACGAGGAGCGTTAGATACCGCAGGTGTGGAAGGTCGTTCGCAAGGAAGATCTAAGTACGGGGCAAAAAGACCAAAAAGTAAAAAATAGGTTAGTAGCCGCTAGTATCTAGTAGAAAGAACAATGAGAAAAAGAAAACCGAAAAAACGCTATCTACTCCCTGATCCAAAGTTTCAGGATGTATTGGTAACCAAGTTTGTAAACTATCTGATGGAAGATGGTAAAAAAAGTCTTGCTTATAGTATCTTTTATGGTGCTTTAGACTTGGTTCAAGAGAAAACAGGCGACAGTGGTCTTGAAATGTGGAAAAAGGCCTTGAATAATGTAATGCCCGGGGTAGAAGTTAGAAGTAGAAGAGTGGGAGGAGCTACCTTCCAGGTGCCAACCGAGGTTCGTCCTGAAAGAAAAGTTTCTTTAGGAATTAAATGGATGATAAGCTTTGCACGAAAACGCGGTGAAAAAACAATGCACGAGCGTTTGGCAGCTGAAATTATAGCTGGTGCTAAAAATGAAGGTGGAGCTGTAAAGAAGAAAGATGATACTCATCGTATGGCTGAGGCTAACCGAGCATTTTCACACTTCAGATTTTAAAAAATATTTTCTTAGCTGGTCACAAAAACAACAAAAATTGGGGGTTAGTTATTATTATTTTAGTAACTAGCCTCTAATTCTATTATTTAGCTTCTTATATACAAAATGGCTGATTTAACGCTCTTACGCAATATCGGTATCATGGCACACATTGATGCTGGTAAAACTACAACGACTGAACGTATCCTGTATTACACAGGATTAACCCACAAAATTGGCGAGGTTCACGATGGTGCTGCTACTATGGATCACATGGCGCAGGAGCAGGAAAGAGGTATTACCATTACTTCTGCTGCAACCACCACTAACTGGAACTACCCAACTGTTCAAGGCGAAAACATTCCTGGCACTAACACTTACAAAGTTAACATCATTGATACTCCTGGTCACGTTGATTTTACTGTAGAAGTAGAGCGTTCTCTGCGTGTATTAGATGGTGCTGTGGCTTTGTTTTGTGCTGTTTCTGGTGTAGAACCTCAGTCTGAAACTGTTTGGCGACAAGCTGATAAGTATCTTGTACCACGTATTTGTTTTGTAAATAAAATGGACCGTGCAGGTGCAGATTTCTTTAATGCCGTAGCAGACATTAAAGACAAATTGGGTGCTAACCCTGTTCCTCTGCAAATTCCTATTGGAGCAGAAGATGAATTCAAAGGAGTGGTAGATTTGATTACCAACGAAGCCATTGTTTGGAACGAAGAGGATCAAGGAAAAACCTACAAAGTAATTGATATTCCTGAAGATTTGAAGGAAACTGTCTCTGAGTGGAGAGGTAAATTAGTAGAGAGTGTTGCAGAGTATGATGATGCGTTGATGGAGAAGTTCTTTGAGGACGAAAACTCTATTACTAAGGAGGAAATGATGGCAGCCATCCGTAAAGCAGTAATTGACATGTCTATGTCTCCTGTAATGTGCGGTTCTGCCTTCAAAAACAAAGGAGTGCAAGCATTGTTAGATGCTGTGATTGCCTTCTTACCTAGTCCTTTAGATTTGCCCGATGTTGAAGGTGAAGATCCTGATACAGGTGAAACTATCACTCGTAAAGCGGATTCAACAGATGCTTTCTCTGCATTGGCATTTAAAATTGCCACTGACCCTTATGTTGGTCGTTTGTGTTTCATACGTGCATATTCTGGGAAATTAGATGCTGGTTCTTATGTAACTAACATGCGTACTGGCAAAAAAGAGCGTATCTCTCGCTTGATGCAAATGCACGCCAATAAGCAAAACCCGATTCCTAGTGTAGAAGCTGGTGATATTTGTGCTGGTGTAGGTTTCAAAGACATTAAGACAGGTGATACCTTAGTAGAAGTAGGTAAGCCAATCATTCTTGAGTCTATGAGTTTTCCTGACCCTGTAATTGGTTACGCTATTGAGCCTAAAACTCAAGCGGATGCTGATAAACTGGGTACTGCAATTGCCAAATTGGTAGAGGAAGATCCTACTTTGACTGTTCAGACAGACGAAGAAACTGGACAAACTGTACTAAGAGGTATGGGTGAGCTTCACTTAGAGATTATCATGGATCGTATGAGACGTGAATTTAAGGTAGAAGTAAACCAAGGTGCTCCTCAGGTAGCTTACAAAGAAGCCTTGACTAAGTCTTTTGATCACAAAGAGGTATATAAAAAGCAAACGGGTGGTAAAGGTAAATTTGCCGATATTCGTTTCGAATTGAAGCCTCGTGAAGATGGCAAGCCTGGTCTTGAGTTCTTGAACGAAATTAAAGGTGGACGTATTCCTAAGGAATTTATCCCATCTATTGAAAAAGGATTTACTGAAGCAATGAAAAATGGTGCTTTGGCTGGTTACCCTGTAGATTCAATGACAGTTCGTTTGTATGACGGTTCTTTCCACGATGTGGATTCTGATGCCCTTTCTTTTGAAATGGCTGCCCGTCTTGGGTTCAAAGTAGCAGCAAAACAAGCTGGTGCTAAAATAATGGAACCAGTTATGGCAGTAGAAGTAACTACTCCTGACGAGTATACCGGACCTGTAAATGGTGACTTGAACAAACGTCGCGGATTGATGAAGGGAATGGATGCTAAGGCTGGTGCTCAGATAGTAAAGGCTGATGTGCCTTTGTCAGAACTATTTGGTTATGTTACTGACCTTCGTACGATTTCTTCAGGACGTGCTTCTGCAAGTTTGACCTTCTCTCATTACGACTTTGTGCCTAACAACATTGCCGAAGAGGTAATTACAAAAGCCAAAGGAGAGTAGATTATCAGATAGAATTATATATTGGGAAGGCTTATCATAAGTCTTCCTTTATTATGAGTTGATGACAATGTCATGGTTGTTGTAAAACTCTTTATACATACATAACCGCCGGATTTCCGGCTAACATTACCCAGACGGGGTGCCGTTATCTTTTTTATTGGATGTTTTGGCTACCCGTATGGTTTAGTAACTGTAATAAGCGCGGATAGTTTTAAACGCTTTTAAAAGAGATGACGCAAAAGATCAGAATCAAGTTAAAGTCTTATGACCACAATTTAGTGGACAAATCTGCTGAAAAAATTGTAAAAGCAGTAAAGGCTACGCAAGCAGTAGTAAGTGGACCAATTCCATTGCCTACTAAAAAAGAGATATTTACAGTATTGAGATCACCTCACGTAAATAAAAAATCTCGTGAGCAGTTTCAACTGTGTACACACAAACGTTTGGTAGATATTTATTCTCAAAGCTCTAAAACTGTAGATGCTTTGATGAAACTAGAGTTGCCAAGTGGTGTAGACGTAGAGATCAAAGTTTGATCTGCTACTACTATAAAATATAAGAGTCAGGTATTTATTTACCTGACTTTTTTTGCTTTAGAGCTATTTAAATGTTCGTATTTGAGGGGCTTTGTGATAAATATATAATACAAGTTGATATCGTAGAAATCCTTCATTTTTAGGCAAATACAGTAGATATACCTAGATAAAAAAACGAGTGTTTTTGCGTATTGTGTGATCAGTATATTATATTGATATTTGTATTATCCAGCCTCTCAAGGATACCAGCCAGCTGTGTAGTGAACCTAACCACTAAAACATCGACGAACATGATAGTAGCTATTTTTACACCCAATGCCTCTCACCTTGAAGCCCATAACGCAACCTCTTCTATTATTAATGCCTGTGTACAGGCAAAGTCAGGCGAAAGCATGAACGTAATATCTTGGGAAGCGTTGGGACCTGATGTATTGATCGCTGAATTGATTCCTTTAGGCGATGGACCTTATAAATTGACTGTAACTATTAATCGTCCTACAAAACAAGCGCTATTAGTTAATATAGATGAATTTATTGAAGGACAATGTGCTACAGTGATTATAAAAGATGAGCAGGGCCATACAACAAACTATTTAGATGGCACACAATTAGACTCTCAAATTTGCAGTGAGCTTCCGGCATATAGTTGATGCTTTGTAAGGCTTATTTCTCGTGTGTTACCTGTTCACCTTTGCCAAGGACTTGCGACTAATGTGTAATGGATGATATGTTGAATGAATCATTTACCTTAAGTGGTGGTTGTTTTGCATTTACTTATCGTTAGAAAAGCGTTTGATTGACTGATGGAACACTCCCCTCTTACATTTAGCACAGGCATGGGTTTTGCCATTTCTTACACCATCTTTTTAGGTAGCTTGTTTTTGTTTACCCTACTTTGGGGTACAAAACTAGTGCACTGGAAACTAAATTCCTACTACATTAGCTTCGCAGAGCTCGCCACAGCATAGCTGCCCCGATGAAATGAATCGGGATTTAGAAATAGGCTCGGTTCTTCGGAGTCTTTAGCCCGCTGACTTTACTTAAAAAAGTTTGCGTAGCTCCGGTTCCGATATACATCGGAATTGTAAACTAACTCTGCGCACTTTTTGAAGTGCGTCAGCAAACAAAATACCCTCGAATAAATAGCGCATTTATTTAATCCCCAGTGCACTAGGGCAGAAACCAGTGCAGGTATATTTTATATGTATTTCTATACCACTATTACTTCTTGTGATGTATAAGTTCTCCCTATTTTGGACGACCATTCAAGTGGTGAATACCCATACAGTACAGTGGAAGTAAAAACTATTTTTGGTATCGAAATAAAAAATATGAGTGTATTGAAAGTATCACTATACGCCTGAAAAAAGATGGGTATGCATTAGCTATACAAGTACAGGGAGAGGACACTCCTTACTTGAAAAGAGGGTACTCTCGAAAAAGTGCCAAAAAAATAATTGCCTACTTTAACAAAACATCGTTGCCTTTCCATACCAAACTTTTTCAAAAAGAATAATAGGCATAGCCTGCCAGGTTTGTTCAAAAATGATGAGGTTACATTGATATGCTGTACTTTTTAAGTGTATTGTTTTCTTAAAGATAACTTTTTGTTTTTTAACAATGATACATCACTCATCACCCACTCCTATAAACAGTTTTATACTGTTACATTGAATTGTTACCAAAATCATTTTGCTACAGCCTTTCACCTCTTCTACTTCTTAATTAAATTTGACGAAACCTTTTACCCTGTTTGACGGGTTGTAATATTGTACCGTTTTCTATGCATATTGTAATAGAGCGAGTCATTAATTGGACACATAACATGAGCAAAGATCATAATATTAAATTAGATACTATTGAAGAAGCGATTGAGGCAATCAAACGTGGAGAAGTAATCATTGTGGTAGACGACGAAGATCGAGAGAATGAGGGCGATTTTATTTGTGCAGCAGAAACTATTACCCCTGAAATAGTAAACTTTATGCGACAAGAAGGGGGAGGGTATTTGTGTGCAGCACTTACCGAAGAACGTTGCGAGGAACTTGAGCTTGACTTGATGGTGGGTAAAAATACTGACCCACATAAAACAGCCTTTACAGTAACAGTTGATTTGTTGGGGAATGGCTGTACTACAGGTATATCGGCACATGATCGGGCAAAAACTATCAATGCTTTGGCAGACCCGGCCACTAAACCCAACGAGTTAGGCAGACCCGGCCATATCAACCCTTTGAAAGCCAAATCAGGAGGGGTGTTGCGTCGGGCTGGACATACAGAGGCTACAGTAGACTTTGCTCGTTTGGCTGGTTTTCAGCCTGCGGGTGCTTTGATTGAAATATTGAATGAAGATGGTTCTATGGCCAGGTTGCCAGAGTTAAGAAAAGTAGCAGATAAGCATGGGCTTAAGCTTGTCTCTATTGAAGATCTTATCTCTTATCGCATGAAGCATGATTCTTTGATCAAGCGTGAGATTGGTATAGAAATGCCCACCGAGTGGGGGAATTTTGACTTGATTGCTTTTAGGCAAACCAATACGGGAGAGCTGCATTTGGGTTTGGTAAAAGGGCAGTGGGAAAAAGATGAGCCAGTATTGGTAAGGGTGCATTCTTCTTGTGTAACAGGAGATATTTTTGGGTCATGCCGTTGCGATTGTGGACCACAATTGTACCAAGCAATGAAAATGGTAGAAGAAGAAGGCAAAGGAGTGGTGTTGTACATGAATCAGGAAGGCCGCGGGATTGGACTTTTGAACAAGCTAAAAGCCTACAAACTACAAGAACAAGGGTTAGATACGGTAGAGGCAAACGTAAAGTTAGGTTTCAAGATGGACTCTCGCGATTATGGAGTAGGGGCTCAAATACTCAGAGATCTGGGGGTTACCAAAATGCGATTGATCTCTAATAATCCGCGCAAACGCACTGGGTTGATTGGCTACGGCCTCGAGGTAGTAGAAAATGTTCCCATAGAGATTACTCCTAACAAACATAACGAGAAGTACCTCAAAACCAAAAGAGATAAGATGGGACATCAGATTTTGCAAGAACCAGAAAAATAAGAACGTATTATTATTTTGATCTTTTATGATAAGCTGTGTATATTAATTATTCAGCTTATCATACGAGCCAATCACAAGTGAATATAGATGATAATGTGTGTGATGACCTCCAGATAACTGTGTATGCTTGTGATAGTGGAGCCAAAAATTAAATAATCTCTTAAAAATGTATCATTTATGAAGGCAGGTTCAATTACATATCCTTTATTGACGGTTTTCTTTGTTTTCAATGCTTTGATATTAAAAGGCCAAGGCTTTGCAGAAGAAAGGTGGCATAAAGGGGCGGCTGTGCTTACAAATGGTGATACGCTGAGGGGGGCGTTAAAATATAGCATCAAAGACGCCGCACTTAGACTAAAAACTTCCAATACTGTACAAACCTATTCCCCTAAGAAAGTGATCTTTTTTGTCTTTTTTGATACTTATTACCGTTACAATCGACAGTTTTATAGTATTCCGTATGCTGTACGCCCATCTAGCAACTACAAAGTACCATCCTTTTTCGAATTAATTCGTAAAGGTTCTCCATTGACACTTTTGTCTAGGCAAACCACATTCATGCAGCGGATGGGGCAATTGGGAGGTGCTTATAGAAGGGTTGAACAGGATGTTTTTTATTTGTTGGATAACAAAGGCAGAATTACACGCATAAAAGCTTCTCGTAGAGGTGTTTATAAGGCTTTTAGCAACTATGAAAAAGCCATCAAAAATTATATAAAAACAAACCAACTGCAGCATTCAAGCAGAATTGACTTGATAAAGATTGTAGATTATTATAATTCTTTAAGTAAACGTAATGACAGATAACAACAACACCTCCAAAAGACCACTGATTTTAGTATCTAATGATGATGGAATTACAGCACCAGGCATAGGGTTTTTGGTGCAGGTAATGAAGGAAATTGGTGATGTAATAGTAGTGGCTCCCGACAGCCCACAGTCAGGTATGGGGCATGCCATTACAGTAGGCAATTCGCTTAGGTTAGACAAAGTAAATATTTTTGAAGGAGTAGAAGCCTACGAGTGTTCAGGTACGCCAGCCGATTGTATAAAACTTGCCAAGCACTACGTGTTAAAAGAATTAACACCAGACTTGGTAGTAAGTGGCATCAATCACGGCGCCAATACTTCGGTAAGTGTGCTGTATTCGGGTACTATGTCGGCAGCTATAGAAGCCGCTATAGAAGGCTTGCCAGCTATAGGCTTTTCATTGTGTGACTATAGGCAAGATGCTGACTTTTCTCATGTATTGCCTTATGTCAAAAAAATTGCAGAAGAAGCGCTTAATTCAGGAGTGCCACAAGGGGTAGCGCTTAATGTGAACTTTCCGATAAACTCAAATACACCCATCAAGGGGGTAAAAGTTTGTCGACAGGCAAATGCGCATTGGCAAGAAAACTTCGACCAAAGAATGGACCCACATGGCAGGAAATATTTTTGGTTGGTGGGTGATTTTGTAAACAAAGATAAAGGAGAGGATACTGATGAGTGGGCATTGAGTCAAAATTATGCTTCTATTGTACCTTGTGAGTTTGACCTGACTGCGCATCATGTGTTGAGTAAACTCAATAATTGGAATTTAGATTAAAAGCTCTGAATGAATTGAAGCATAAAAAAGCCCTGTTTCCAGGGCTTTTTTGTTTTTTAAGTGTTTTGTTTGACTCAATATCAACTAGTTATAGCCATTCCAGCATTAAGAATATAGCAGCTACTGTAGTAATGACAAGGAAATACGGGAATGCCATCTTGACCATTCTCAAGTAAGACAGGTTAATTCTGGCAGCAATGGCATTGGTTAGTAAGAATAAGAACGCTGCTTGACCATTGGGGGTGGCTATAGACGGTATATTGGTTCCTACGTTAATGGCTACTGCTACATTTTCTAACTGTTGAAACTGTTCTGGTGACTTGGTGGCCAGTGCAGTTAAGAGTTTTTGCATTTCTTTATTTTTGATCGCATCTTCAATGGCTACTTTGCTCATTCCGAGTAGTTCTGGGGTAAAAAAAGCATTGGTAGCTTCTTTAATATAAATCGTTCCCACAAATACATTATCACTAATGGCAGATAAAATACCCGAAGCAAAGAAGAAAATATAGGTTTGCTGAGAGCCTTTGGCTTCTAAAGCAAGATTGATGATAGGTTTAAACAAGTGAGTTTCCTCAATCATCCCCACAATTACAAAAAATACTACTAATAAAGCTGTAAAAGGAGTAGCTTCTTCAAAGGCGTGTCCAATGGTATTTTCATCAGTTTTTCCAGTGGCCGCAGTTAAAAATATAACTACTGATAAGCCAATGAGCCCTACTTCGGCGAGGTGCATGGCCAAGGCCACTACCAACCAAATACCCCCTATACCCTGAACAACCAAATTCCAACGTTTGCGAGTATCC
Encoded proteins:
- the rpsL gene encoding 30S ribosomal protein S12, whose amino-acid sequence is MPTIQQLVRKGRKTLTSKSKSPALDRCPQRRGVCTRVYTTTPKKPNSAMRKVARVRLTNGKEVNAYIPGEGHNLQEHSIVLIRGGRVKDLPGVRYHIIRGALDTAGVEGRSQGRSKYGAKRPKSKK
- the rpsG gene encoding 30S ribosomal protein S7, with the translated sequence MRKRKPKKRYLLPDPKFQDVLVTKFVNYLMEDGKKSLAYSIFYGALDLVQEKTGDSGLEMWKKALNNVMPGVEVRSRRVGGATFQVPTEVRPERKVSLGIKWMISFARKRGEKTMHERLAAEIIAGAKNEGGAVKKKDDTHRMAEANRAFSHFRF
- the fusA gene encoding elongation factor G — translated: MADLTLLRNIGIMAHIDAGKTTTTERILYYTGLTHKIGEVHDGAATMDHMAQEQERGITITSAATTTNWNYPTVQGENIPGTNTYKVNIIDTPGHVDFTVEVERSLRVLDGAVALFCAVSGVEPQSETVWRQADKYLVPRICFVNKMDRAGADFFNAVADIKDKLGANPVPLQIPIGAEDEFKGVVDLITNEAIVWNEEDQGKTYKVIDIPEDLKETVSEWRGKLVESVAEYDDALMEKFFEDENSITKEEMMAAIRKAVIDMSMSPVMCGSAFKNKGVQALLDAVIAFLPSPLDLPDVEGEDPDTGETITRKADSTDAFSALAFKIATDPYVGRLCFIRAYSGKLDAGSYVTNMRTGKKERISRLMQMHANKQNPIPSVEAGDICAGVGFKDIKTGDTLVEVGKPIILESMSFPDPVIGYAIEPKTQADADKLGTAIAKLVEEDPTLTVQTDEETGQTVLRGMGELHLEIIMDRMRREFKVEVNQGAPQVAYKEALTKSFDHKEVYKKQTGGKGKFADIRFELKPREDGKPGLEFLNEIKGGRIPKEFIPSIEKGFTEAMKNGALAGYPVDSMTVRLYDGSFHDVDSDALSFEMAARLGFKVAAKQAGAKIMEPVMAVEVTTPDEYTGPVNGDLNKRRGLMKGMDAKAGAQIVKADVPLSELFGYVTDLRTISSGRASASLTFSHYDFVPNNIAEEVITKAKGE
- the rpsJ gene encoding 30S ribosomal protein S10, which gives rise to MTQKIRIKLKSYDHNLVDKSAEKIVKAVKATQAVVSGPIPLPTKKEIFTVLRSPHVNKKSREQFQLCTHKRLVDIYSQSSKTVDALMKLELPSGVDVEIKV
- a CDS encoding bifunctional 3,4-dihydroxy-2-butanone-4-phosphate synthase/GTP cyclohydrolase II; this translates as MSKDHNIKLDTIEEAIEAIKRGEVIIVVDDEDRENEGDFICAAETITPEIVNFMRQEGGGYLCAALTEERCEELELDLMVGKNTDPHKTAFTVTVDLLGNGCTTGISAHDRAKTINALADPATKPNELGRPGHINPLKAKSGGVLRRAGHTEATVDFARLAGFQPAGALIEILNEDGSMARLPELRKVADKHGLKLVSIEDLISYRMKHDSLIKREIGIEMPTEWGNFDLIAFRQTNTGELHLGLVKGQWEKDEPVLVRVHSSCVTGDIFGSCRCDCGPQLYQAMKMVEEEGKGVVLYMNQEGRGIGLLNKLKAYKLQEQGLDTVEANVKLGFKMDSRDYGVGAQILRDLGVTKMRLISNNPRKRTGLIGYGLEVVENVPIEITPNKHNEKYLKTKRDKMGHQILQEPEK
- the surE gene encoding 5'/3'-nucleotidase SurE, translated to MTDNNNTSKRPLILVSNDDGITAPGIGFLVQVMKEIGDVIVVAPDSPQSGMGHAITVGNSLRLDKVNIFEGVEAYECSGTPADCIKLAKHYVLKELTPDLVVSGINHGANTSVSVLYSGTMSAAIEAAIEGLPAIGFSLCDYRQDADFSHVLPYVKKIAEEALNSGVPQGVALNVNFPINSNTPIKGVKVCRQANAHWQENFDQRMDPHGRKYFWLVGDFVNKDKGEDTDEWALSQNYASIVPCEFDLTAHHVLSKLNNWNLD